Genomic window (Bosea vaviloviae):
CTACACCCCGAGCGCGGCGCCAGCATCAGCCTAATCGACTTCATGCGGGGAAAGGCGGCGCGGGACAGGCACGTCCTGATCCCGAAAGACCGTCTGTCCGGACAACAGAGGGGTTCAATCATGAAGAAGCTGACGATCGTTCTGACTGCGCTGGCTTTGGCTGGTGCGGCCACTAACACTGCCGGCGCGGCCGATGGCGATACGGTCAAGGCCATCAAGACGCGTGGCGAACTGCTCTGCGGCGTCTCGACAGGGGGCTCGACGGGCATGTCGACCCTCGACAATCAGGGCAACTGGAAGGGCATGGAGGTCGAATTCTGCCGCGGATTGGCTGCGGCGGTGCTCGGCGATGCCAGCAAGGTCAAGTTCGTCCCGCTCGAATTCAGGGTGGCTTTCTCTACGCTCCAGTCTGGAGCGGCCGATATCCTGGCGCGAACCGCAACCTGGAGCTATTCGCGCGATACGTCGCTGAACCTCGATTGGGCCGGCATCTACATGTATGACGGCCAGGGCTTCATGGTCGCCAAGAAGCTCGGCGCCAAGAGCGGCAAGGATCTGAACGGCGCCTCGATCTGCGTCTCGGCTGGCACCACCTCGGAGCTGAACCTCGCCGACTATTTTCGCGCGAACAACCTGAAGTTCACCGCCATCACCGGCTCGACGCGAGAACAGAACCAGCAGAACCTCGAAGTCGGCCGTTGCGATGCCTATTCCAACGAGCGCGGCGGTCTTGCGGCAAGCCGCACCGCCATGAAGAATCCCGACGACTGGGTCATCCTGCCGGATGTCTTCTCGAAGGAGCCCTTGGGGCCGACGGTTCGCCAGGATGATGCGCGTTTCCGCGACATCGTCGCCTGGACCTTGAACATCATCGTGGCGGCGGAAGAGTTCGGCATCACCAAGGCCAACGTTGCCGAGCTCGCGAAGACATCGACGAATCCGGAAGTGCAACGCATGCTCGGCAAGTCCGGGGAGTTCGGGAAGATGCTCGGTCTCGAACAGGATTGGGCGGTCAAAGTGATCGGGATGACGGGCAATTACGGTGAGCTCTATGACCGAAATCTCGGCAACGGCAGCCCGATCAAGCTGGAGCGTGGCCTGAATTCGCTCTGGAGCAATGGTGGGCTTCTTTACAGCCCTCCTTTCCGCTGAACGGCGAAGCGGCGAGGCTCCGGCCTCGCCGAATGCCCAGTCGGGACCTTCGGCCATGACATTGACAGGCCTGTTTTTTTTAAAGGCAACTGAGCGTCTGGCAGCTCCGTCGCGGACCCTGACAGGACGGCAGCGTCGCCACCTCGCCTATCAGGCGGCATTTTTGCTTGCGATCGGGCTGCTGCTCTGGACCGCATGGCAGAATGTCGAAACCAATCTGGCCGTGCGTAAGCTCGCATTGGGGTTTGATTTCCTTAGGCAGGAGGCGGGCTTCGGCATCCCCTTCACCATCATCCCCTATGGCGAGACCGACACCTATCTCAGGGTCTTCCTTGTCGGCCTCACCAACACGATCCTGGCCTCGATCCTCGGCATCATCCTGGCGACGATCCTGGGTTTCGTAATCGGCATCGCGCGCCTTTCGCCCAACTGGGCCGTCGCGAAGGCGGCCTTGATCTATGTTGAGACGGTCAGGAATCTGCCACTCCTGCTGCACGTGTTGATCTGGTACAACGTTGCGATCCGATCCTTGCCGCCGGCCCGGCAGGCGCTCGGCCTTTTCGACAGCATTTTCCTCAGCAATCGCGGGATCTTCGTTCCGTCGCTTCAAATTGGCCTGGGTTGGGGGCCGCTCGCCATCGTCGCGGGCGTCTCGACCCTCTCGGTGGTTGCCATCCTTCGCCATGCGCGTCGCCGTCGCGACGAGACCGGGCAGGGTGCGGCCGTTGCGCTTCCTATCGCCCTGACCCTGGCCGCGACCAGCTTCGTGCTCGCGGCATGGGGTGGCGTCGGGATCAGTTGGCCGGCACTGCAAGGCTTCAGCTTTTCCGGCGGCATGGCACTCTCGCCCGAGCTTGCGGCCCTGGTGATCGCGCTTGCGATTTACAACGCCTCCTTCATCGCCGAGCTCGTGCGCGGGTCGATCGAAGCCATCGGCAAGGGCCAGCGCGAAGCGGCCGCCTCACTCGGGCTCGACCGCGCCAAGATTCTGAAGCTCGTGATTATTCCGCAGGCCATGCGTGTGCTCGTGCCGCCGCTGACGAACCAATACCTCCATCTGGTCAAGGCATCGTCGCTCGCGACCGTCATTGGATACCCCGATCTCGTCAACGTCTTCGTCGGCACGAGCCTCAACCAGACGGGCCGGGCAATCGAGATCATGACCATGACCATGCTGGTCTATCTCAGCCTCAGCCTGCTCATCACCGGCCTTAGCAACCTCTACGGCCATCGCATCAGGATCGTCGAGCGATGAGCGCGATCGCGAGTCCGAATCCGGCCGCCAATCGGGCGAGCCGCTATCACGCCCGTTCGCTCGTCACATGGGCGCGCGCCAACCTGTTCGCCCGGCCGATCGACGTCATGCTCACGACCGGAATTGCCCTCGCAGCCATCGTCCTGATCTGGGCCGTCTTGCCCTGGGCGATTCTCGATGCAACCTGGCAAGGATCCACCCGCGCCGATTGCCGGCCGGACGCGGCCTGCTGGGCTTTCATCATCAATCGCTCGGGCCAATTCATATATGGCTTCTACCCGGCGGCCGAGCGCTGGCGCGTCGATCTTGTCTTTCTTGCCTTCGCGATGGCGCTCCTGGTGCTCTTGAACCGGCGGCTACCGGGCAAGCAGGCTGCGGCTGTCTTCCTCATCCTTGTCTTCCCGATCCTGTCCTACATGCTTCTGCATGGCGGCATCGGCGGCCTGGCGCGCGTGACAACGGAGAAATGGGGCGGGCTTTCACTGACCATTCTTCTCGGCGTCGCCGGCATCGTCGTCTCGTTCCCGATCGCCATCGTCCTGGCGCTCGGGCGTCAAAGCGAGATGCCAGTGCTGCGGTGGGCGAGCGTCGGCTATATCGAGATCTGCCGCGGTCTGCCTCTGATCGCCGTGCTGTTCATGGCGCGTATCCTGCTTCCATATGCATTCCCTTCGGGCACGGAGTTCGACCCGCTGGCACTCGCCGTGGTCGGCATCATCCTGTTCGAGAGCGCCTATCTCGCCGAAGTCTTCCGCGGCGGGCTCCAGGCCATCCCGAAAGGCCAGGTCGAAGCCGCTTCGGCCATCGGATTCGGATACTGGCGGACCGCGATCTACATCACGCTCCCTCAGATGCTGCGCATGGTTGTTCCCGGCGTCGTCAACAACGCGATTGCTCTGCTCAAGAACACGACCCTGGTGGTGATCCTGGGCCTTTTCGAAGTTCTGAACATCGTGGCGGCTGGCGCGGCCGACCCGGACTGGCTCGGTCTGCATGCGGAGGGCTATATCTTCGTGGGGCTGGTCTTCTGGTCGCTCTGCTTTGGCATGTCGCGTTACAGCCAGAGGCTCGAACGCGACATGCGATCGGCGGAGCGCTCGTGATGGTGTTGGCAGCGCAACGGCCGATCCTCGAGATCGCGGGCTTGAACAAGTGGTTCGGCGCCATGCATGCGCTACGCGACATCGATCTCAGCATCGCGGCCGGCGAAAAAATCGTCGTTTGCGGCCCGTCGGGATCCGGCAAGTCGACGATGGTTCGATGCATCAATGCGCTGGAGCGCTACCAGACGGGCGAGGTCCGGTTGCAGGGTCGCCTGGTGAATGCCGATTGCGACAGCCTGCTTTCTGTCAGACGCGAGGTCGGGATGGTGTTCCAGTCGTTCAACCTGTTCCCGCATCTGTCCGTCATCGACAATGTGGCGCTTGGTCCGCGCAAGCTTCTCCGAATTGGCCGCGAGGAGGCCGAGCATCGCGCGATGGACCTCTTGGCTCGCGTCAAGCTCGCCGATCAGGCCCGAAAGGTCCCATCACAGCTCTCAGGCGGCCAGCAGCAGCGGGTTGCGATCGCACGCGCCCTGGCGATGAACCCTAAGCTAATGCTCTTCGACGAACCGACCTCGGCCCTCGACCCCGAGATGGTCAAGGAGGTGCTCGACGTGATGATGTCTTTAGCGCACGAGGGCATGACCATGATCTGCGTGACCCATGAGATGGGTTTTGCGCGAGCGGTGGCCGACCGCATTGTGTTCATGGCTGACGGCGCGATCCAGGAAACGGCGGTTCCCCAGGCCTTCTTCTGCGGCGACTGCGGCGCGCGCGCCAGGCAGTTCATTTCGCATATAACGAGCGATCAGCGCCTCGCCCCTCAACCTGGCGAACTCTGATCGCCTTCAGTAGCGCGCGAGAATGGCCTTCATCTGGGCGATTTCCTTCTCTTGCGACGTCACAATTCCACGGCAAAGCGCGGTGATCTCCGGATCCGTTATGGACGCTTGGTTGCACATCAAAATCGCACCCGAATGGTGGGGGATCATCGAGCGCAGGAAGTCGGCATTACCGACGCCAGCTTGCGTGCGCATCGCGACAAAACTGGCGAGGAAGATCACGAGAGCACTGGCTCCGATAATCATGTTGAGGCGCTGCGAAGGGAACATCGAGCGCATCGAGACGAGCATGATGATGGTCATCGGGGCGACCATCATCAGCGTCATGTAGACGTTGTTGAGATTGAAATGGAAATGCCGAAGCGTCGCGATCATCGTGTACATGACGAGGTACATCACGATGAAATCCAGCGTCAGTTCGATCGCCAGCCGACCGTAATGGTTCTGATCTTTATGATCACTGCCATGCTCCATGGCGGCCTCCTGTAAAAAAGCCCGGTTGGGTCTCGAAATTTGTAAAAAAAATCGGGAAGCGGCGCTATTTGACCTTCGTTTTAAGCCACTGATCGAGATGGTGCATGATCGGCCTCCTGTCCATCGGGCGACGAGTTGTCGCTCGTTGAGTAAGACGCAGGTGGCGTTTGGCTGTTCCCGGCTGAAACAATCTGTAACAAAGCGAGCTGTACGAATTCGTCATGCAGACTTGGCCGAGGTCAGCAACACATAATAGTGAAAGAGCTAGGGATCTGACTCGGGCGGCATCTTAAAAAAGCGGTCGACTGCGCGCCGAGCTAAATCAACTTCGTCCTCCGCAATGCCAACGAGACCGAGCACAATACAGGCGAGCCTCGACCGCTCCTGAACCACATTGGCGTTGTCTTTCAGGGAATCCCGAACTTTACCCCAAGCGGCATCCATTGCTGCCTGCGCACGAGCTACGTCGACCGGGTCATTCAGCGACGAAAAGAGCACTCTATCCCTCCAAAGCATCGTATCGCACTCGGAGTTTCCGATCAGAGCTACGTTATATTTGAGTGCAAAGACAGTCGGAGAACGCTCCCATTTCAAGACGGAAGAAGTTCAGGCCTTCATGAGATGAAAAACGATCTGGCTACCTTCACGGTCCGAAGGTCGAGGCGAGCGCTTGGCGTGATCGCTTCGCTTGCTGCTTTTGGCATGTCCGTCCTTTTCCTGTGGGGCCGCGACGTTCCCGCCGACAACTCGCCGCCGACCACGATTGCACTCGCGGTTCTGGGTGATTCCAGCAGCCACTCGTATCAAGACAACCTGAGCTTTCCGCCGGGTTCCGCCGACCGTGGCGGTGCTTTTCGCGCCCGCACCTTCCAGTGGACCGAGGTGTTGGCGCGCCTGCGCGGCAATGAGCTGAATCCGGGGCCTTGGGTGCGGTGGGGACAGCCCGGCCGCGTGGCGTGGTTGCGCGGTGCAATCGGGCTGCACGCCGGCAGGACACCAAGGAAGGAGGACTACCTTTATAATTTCGCGAGCCCGACGGCACTCCAAAATATAGGGCAGTTGTCGTAGGCAGGAAGCTTCGTGTCACCAACACCATCGGAGATGAGCCGAACAACGCCGTACTGGCTGATGACCACGCCGGCCTGGTGTGGAATGCGGTCTGGGCACAATCGCTTGTCATGCGCCTGCGCGAGGTCTTCGATCTGCCGTTGACGCTGATCACTGACGACGAACTGGTGCGCTTCGTCTCACGCCTGGAAGGGCCTGGCTTGCAACACTAGCCGGACCCGGGGCTACTCGGCCAGTAATGCGGTTCACCTACGACCGGTTCGCGGACGCCCTTTATGCTTGGAACCGTCGAATGGGACACTGGTAATCTTGATCAAGCTGTCAGTGGCGCCTCTATGTGACCCGTGCTTCAAGAAGCGCAGGCATCGTTGCGCGAAAACGGCGCCTGCCCTGAGTTCGGGGGCAAAATCGAAGTAACTGACGGTCGCCGCGTCTCTCAAGTCCGCAGCCGGAAATACAGACCGGAGTAGGTGTCGACATAACATTCTGGCCTGAGAGGGACCTCGATCGGCCGCTGTTTGGTCCAGGCGTCAATCTGCTCGTAGCCGAGTGCCTGCAACCCTTCTATGAAGCGCTCACGATGAGCGACCGTATAAGGACAGAATGCAATCCGCCCCGACCTCTGGTTGATCGATTGTAATGTCACGAATGAGCGGGTTGGGTGCAGGGCAGTCCGGTGAATGATCAAATGGGGCGGACGCTTATTCGCTTCGCGCAGCGCCTGATGCAGAAATCCCTCTTCGAGATATTGGAGAGAACCAGCGGCAAAGACGATATCGGCCTCGCCGATCGCGGCAACATTGTTTGTAAATCTGAGGTGCTTCGCCCCTCTCTCCTGGGCGATCCTTTCTCCCGCCTCTGTGACATGCGGCACGTCATAGATCGTCCATGAGAATTCGTCGGGAAGATCAAGATACCCGCAGTATTGATAGTAGACATGCCCGACATATCCGCCCAAATCGAACAAGCGGCGCGCGCCCTCTTGAATAGCTGGGCGAAGCCAGAACAATGCCGGATACTCGGTCGGCGGCATGGGTTTGAACTCGCCGTTGGCATGCCTGTAAACGTCCAAGTCGGCCATGCCTGCTTGGTCGTAGCCCGTAACCACGGTTGGTGCTGAGCGCGCGGCCTCTTCGACGCTTGAAAATACGCCGCTATAGCCGCTGTCATTCCGGCCCGCGAGAAATTCCCAGCGATGTAAGGCGTAGTGAACCTGCCTGATGCCAGGCCAAGTGCTCAGGGCGCGAATAGCCCTGCGGCTCGCCCATCGAGCAACACTGAGCGGAGTATGCCTGCGCCTAAGCTCCCCCATGCAGGCATCCCCTCCGATCGGACTCCCGTGCTTTCGTCGCCGAGCACTCATTTTGAAGTGCCCAGTTTTCTGAGCAAGAGCACATACGGTCAGAGGAAAAGCCGCTGGCGGTACCTCTTTGGCCGAAATGGCCCTGCCCACTGTCCCGGCACTCCGATCCATTACATTGACCGGATGGAATGGCCGCACCGGTCTTGACGGCGACTGTCAGGCTTTCCTGCACGAAGGTGACCACCTGCAGTCGTTCCCAATCTAGCGAAGCTGGGATAGCCGCACTGTTACGAATTGTTTCAACTGACGCCGCTAGCTCCGGACACCGATCAAAGCACGTTCGGCTCGTGACGGCGGGCGCCGTTTAGGCCCACGCGGTCAATAGATGGCCTCTCGGTATTCGTCTCGACGCCGGAGCAACTCGCGCGGGATCGCGAGAAGGCACTGTTCCACAACGGCAGGATCAAGCGGATCGAGGGGGAATATGGAAAGCGCGAGTGACTTCGTCCCCGTTTAAACTGGTCGTCCGCAGCGCTCGTCATGCCCCGTCGCGCTGGGCTCGCGGCGGCACGGTTCGCTACGAACGTACGCTCCACAACATTTAATTGGGCTAAACTGAAAAAGGATCATCAGCATGTCGCGGCCGAGCCCGGAAAGAGCTCGGCCGCGCGTGTTTGATTAGATAATCCGCTTGATCTCGACGTAGGCGCCTGTGGTCTTGAGCGTTATCGTCACGTCCGTCGAACCACGATTGCGCCAGAACCAGCCATGGGCGCCATCGCTTTCGGCCGTGAGCACGCCCTGTTCACCAGCCGAGCCGCGGCCGTTCTTGTAGCTTTTCTCCTTGCCGCCTCCGGCCGGGGTGCCGTGCATGTCGTAATTCACGGCGCCGCCTTTGGCGGCCCAGGTGAAATCGACCTTCGCGCCCTGCTTCATCATGAGCTTGTACTCGACGCCTTCGGTTGGCTTGAGGGTGATGATCGTCTCGTCCGTACGTGAGGCTGGCGCCTGGGCGATGACGATCCGCTCGCCCGCTTGGGCATGCGAGACGAACAGGCCGGCCAGCACCGAGCCGAACAGGCTGGAACGCTGGTCGGGCGCTGGCGTGGCAGGCGCCGACGAGGGCGGGGTCTGCTGATCCTTGAGGCGATCGCGCTCGGCCTCGTTGGCGAGCTGGGTCTTGATCTCGCCCATAGATGTCAGCTTGAGCGCCCGGCCGATGCCGGTCGGGTCGATGGCGTATTCGGCGGGAAGCACGATCGTCACGAGGATGCCCGCCGCCGCGACGATGGCGATGGCGGTCGAGCGCAGAAGCTGGGCCGAGGTCGGCAGTTCGGCGCGGGTCGGGATGTCGGTGTTGTACATTGGGTTGGTTCCTTCAGGTCGGGGAGACGATGAGGCCGGTCAGCTGGTAGCCGACCAGCACGAAGCCGGCGGTCATCATGACCGTGTTGGCGGTGTAGGCGTGGCGCAGGAAGCTGGGCGTGCGGCGCCAGAAGCCCATGGCGATCAGGATGATCGAGAGCGCGACGAGCTGGCCGATCTCGACGCCGATATTGAAGGCGAGGAGGTTCGGTACGAGGCCGTCGGGTGAGATGTTGTATTCGATGATCTTGGTCGACAGACCGAAGCCATGGAACAGGCCGAAGATCAGCGTCGCCAGCTTGGTGTTCGGCTGGACGCCGAGCCAGCGCTGGAAGGCGCCCATATTGTCGAGCGCCTTGTAGACGACAGACAGGCCGATGATCGCGTCGATGATGTAGCTGTTGATCCCGACGTTGAAATAGACGCCGAGCAGCATGGTCGTGGAGTGGCCGAGCGCGAACAGGCTGACATAGATGCCGATATGCTTAAGTCGGTACAGGAAGAAGATCACCCCGAACAGGAAGAGGATGTGATCGTAGCCCGTCACCATGTGCTTGGCGCCGAGATAGGTGAACGGGAGCAGGTTCACCCCCGTGATCTCCTGGATGTAACCCTTGTCGCCGGCGGCGACGGCATGGGCGAGCGCAGCGTCGACGCCTGGCAGGACCAGGACGAGTGCGAGCGCGAGGGGAAGGAGCAGGCGCAAGGCTGCATATTGCAGCGTGCGCCGCCCTTCGCTGGAAGGTCGTTGCATGGATGATCCGATGGTTTGTCGTTGAAGGTGCCGCTGACGCGGCGCGGTTCAGGCGACGACGGATCGGGGAGGGCGGTCCAGTCCGGCGGGCGTCCTCGAAGACGCTTGCTGATGCTCGTGCCGGATCGCGGTCCGCACGAACCGTGGCGTGCCGAGCTGAGTCACGCCGACGACGTTGGCGGTCTCGTGGACATGGTCGGCGGTGTTGTGACCGTGGATGTGGCCGGGCACCCGCTCGTCGGGCTCGCCCTCGTCATGGGCGTGGCCATGCTCGGCAGTCGCCGCAGCGAGCTGCGCATGCCGGACGGCCTCGGCTTGGGCCATGGCATAGGCATTGTGCCCGGCGGAGACATGCGCAGCCGACAGAATCATGCCGAGCGCCATCGCGAAGGCGATGACGAGGCAGGACAGGGCTCTGATGCTGCGGCGCGGCATGATGAACAACTAGTAGCGGATTTCTTAACGAAAGTTTGACGAACGTCGACTGCCTGACGGAATCAACTCTTTGACAGTATCCTATCCAGGAGGATACGATCCAGCCATGTCAGAACCTCATGTCCACGCCAGCCATCCCGAGATCGCCAAGCGCCTCAAGCGCGCGGAGGGTCATTTGCGCAAGGTCATCGAGATGATCGAGACCAGGCGCGACTGCCTCGATATTGCCCAGCAGTTGCAAGCGGTCGAGAGCGCCATCGTCGGCGCCAAGAAGAGGCTGCTCCAGGACCATCTCGACCACTGCCTTGAGCATGCAGCCGGCACGATGTCCCGCGAGCAGCGCCAGTCGATCGACGCCTTCAAGGCCATCACCAAGTACCTCTGACCCCGCAGCATTCCCGACCCGATATCAGGCAAGATTGATCTCATGCTCGCCGTTCTCGCCAACCGCACCTATGGCCGCCTGTTCCTGGCGCAGATCATCGCGCTGCTCGGCACGGGCCTGCTGACGGTCGCGCTTGGGCTGCTCGCCTTCAACCTCGCCGGCGACAAGGCGGGCACGGTTCTGGGCACCGCCTTGGCGATCAAGATGATCGCCTACGTCACCGTCGCGCCGGTTGTGGGAGCTTTCGCGGCTCAGCTACCGCGCAAGGCCTTCCTGATCGCGATGGACCTGGTCCGAGCGGCCATCGCCCTGCTGCTGCCCTTCATCACCGAGATCTGGCAGATCTACGTCCTGATCTTCCTGCTGCAGTCGGCTTCGGCCGCCTTCACGCCGACCTTCCAGGCGACCATCCCCGACGTGCTGCCGGAGGAGAACGACTACACCAAGGCGCTCTCCCTCTCCCGGCTGGCCTACGATCTGGAGAGCCTGACCAGTCCGATGCTGGCAGCCGCGCTGCTGACGCTGATCAACTATCATTGGCTGTTCTCCGGCACGGTCGCGGGGTTCCTCGCCTCGGCTGCGCTCGTGCTCTCGGTGACGCTGCCGATCTCCCCGGCGACGGCACGGACGGGCGGCATCTACGACAAGACCACGCGGGGCATGCGGATCTATCTGGCCACGCCGCGCCTGCGTGGCCTGCTCGCGCTCAACATGGCGGCGGCCACCGGCGGCGCGATGGTGATCGTCAACACGGTCGTGTTCGTGAAGGGCCGCCTCGGGCTCGGCGACGGCCAGGTCGCGCTCGCGCTGGCCTGCTTCGGCGGCGGTTCGATGATCGCCGCGCTGGCCCTGCCACGCCTGCTGGAGAAGCTTGCCGATCGACGGGTCATGTTCACGGCCGCGATCTATCTCGGCTGCGTGCTGCTGATCGCGGCCGCATTCCTGTTCGCGGTCGACGGCAGCGCTGTCTCTACCGCGGCGACAGTTGCGAGCGCCGGCCTCTGGCCGGGGCTGTTGGCGACATGGTTGCTGCTCGGCCTGGGCTATTCGGCCGTCCAGACGCCATCGGGCAGGCTGCTGCGTCGCTCCGCCCATGCTCCAGATCGCCCGGCGGTATTCGCAGCTCAGTTCGCGCTCTCTCACGCCTGCTGGTTGATCACTTACCCGCTGGCTGGCTGGCTCGGAGCAACGCTGCCGCCATCGGCAGTCTTCTGCATCTTCGCCGGGCTGACGCTGGTTGCGGTCGCGTTGGCCGCGCGCGTTTGGCCCTCGGACGAGGCCGAGACACTCTCTCATGCGCACGACAACTTGGCTGCGGACCACCCTCATCTCGGAGGTGAGAGCGACGATTGCCATGCCCATGCCTTCGTGGTCGACGATCTTCATCCCGAATGGCCCAGCCGGGTGGGCTGAGTGGACAAGCGCCCGAA
Coding sequences:
- a CDS encoding amino acid ABC transporter permease; the encoded protein is MSAIASPNPAANRASRYHARSLVTWARANLFARPIDVMLTTGIALAAIVLIWAVLPWAILDATWQGSTRADCRPDAACWAFIINRSGQFIYGFYPAAERWRVDLVFLAFAMALLVLLNRRLPGKQAAAVFLILVFPILSYMLLHGGIGGLARVTTEKWGGLSLTILLGVAGIVVSFPIAIVLALGRQSEMPVLRWASVGYIEICRGLPLIAVLFMARILLPYAFPSGTEFDPLALAVVGIILFESAYLAEVFRGGLQAIPKGQVEAASAIGFGYWRTAIYITLPQMLRMVVPGVVNNAIALLKNTTLVVILGLFEVLNIVAAGAADPDWLGLHAEGYIFVGLVFWSLCFGMSRYSQRLERDMRSAERS
- a CDS encoding amino acid ABC transporter ATP-binding protein; its protein translation is MVLAAQRPILEIAGLNKWFGAMHALRDIDLSIAAGEKIVVCGPSGSGKSTMVRCINALERYQTGEVRLQGRLVNADCDSLLSVRREVGMVFQSFNLFPHLSVIDNVALGPRKLLRIGREEAEHRAMDLLARVKLADQARKVPSQLSGGQQQRVAIARALAMNPKLMLFDEPTSALDPEMVKEVLDVMMSLAHEGMTMICVTHEMGFARAVADRIVFMADGAIQETAVPQAFFCGDCGARARQFISHITSDQRLAPQPGEL
- a CDS encoding amino acid ABC transporter substrate-binding protein; the encoded protein is MKKLTIVLTALALAGAATNTAGAADGDTVKAIKTRGELLCGVSTGGSTGMSTLDNQGNWKGMEVEFCRGLAAAVLGDASKVKFVPLEFRVAFSTLQSGAADILARTATWSYSRDTSLNLDWAGIYMYDGQGFMVAKKLGAKSGKDLNGASICVSAGTTSELNLADYFRANNLKFTAITGSTREQNQQNLEVGRCDAYSNERGGLAASRTAMKNPDDWVILPDVFSKEPLGPTVRQDDARFRDIVAWTLNIIVAAEEFGITKANVAELAKTSTNPEVQRMLGKSGEFGKMLGLEQDWAVKVIGMTGNYGELYDRNLGNGSPIKLERGLNSLWSNGGLLYSPPFR
- a CDS encoding metal-sensing transcriptional repressor, producing MSEPHVHASHPEIAKRLKRAEGHLRKVIEMIETRRDCLDIAQQLQAVESAIVGAKKRLLQDHLDHCLEHAAGTMSREQRQSIDAFKAITKYL
- a CDS encoding amino acid ABC transporter permease, whose protein sequence is MLAIGLLLWTAWQNVETNLAVRKLALGFDFLRQEAGFGIPFTIIPYGETDTYLRVFLVGLTNTILASILGIILATILGFVIGIARLSPNWAVAKAALIYVETVRNLPLLLHVLIWYNVAIRSLPPARQALGLFDSIFLSNRGIFVPSLQIGLGWGPLAIVAGVSTLSVVAILRHARRRRDETGQGAAVALPIALTLAATSFVLAAWGGVGISWPALQGFSFSGGMALSPELAALVIALAIYNASFIAELVRGSIEAIGKGQREAAASLGLDRAKILKLVIIPQAMRVLVPPLTNQYLHLVKASSLATVIGYPDLVNVFVGTSLNQTGRAIEIMTMTMLVYLSLSLLITGLSNLYGHRIRIVER
- a CDS encoding transmembrane anchor protein, with amino-acid sequence MYNTDIPTRAELPTSAQLLRSTAIAIVAAAGILVTIVLPAEYAIDPTGIGRALKLTSMGEIKTQLANEAERDRLKDQQTPPSSAPATPAPDQRSSLFGSVLAGLFVSHAQAGERIVIAQAPASRTDETIITLKPTEGVEYKLMMKQGAKVDFTWAAKGGAVNYDMHGTPAGGGKEKSYKNGRGSAGEQGVLTAESDGAHGWFWRNRGSTDVTITLKTTGAYVEIKRII
- a CDS encoding methyltransferase, TIGR04325 family, which gives rise to MGELRRRHTPLSVARWASRRAIRALSTWPGIRQVHYALHRWEFLAGRNDSGYSGVFSSVEEAARSAPTVVTGYDQAGMADLDVYRHANGEFKPMPPTEYPALFWLRPAIQEGARRLFDLGGYVGHVYYQYCGYLDLPDEFSWTIYDVPHVTEAGERIAQERGAKHLRFTNNVAAIGEADIVFAAGSLQYLEEGFLHQALREANKRPPHLIIHRTALHPTRSFVTLQSINQRSGRIAFCPYTVAHRERFIEGLQALGYEQIDAWTKQRPIEVPLRPECYVDTYSGLYFRLRT
- a CDS encoding DUF305 domain-containing protein, which codes for MEHGSDHKDQNHYGRLAIELTLDFIVMYLVMYTMIATLRHFHFNLNNVYMTLMMVAPMTIIMLVSMRSMFPSQRLNMIIGASALVIFLASFVAMRTQAGVGNADFLRSMIPHHSGAILMCNQASITDPEITALCRGIVTSQEKEIAQMKAILARY
- a CDS encoding HupE/UreJ family protein; this encodes MQRPSSEGRRTLQYAALRLLLPLALALVLVLPGVDAALAHAVAAGDKGYIQEITGVNLLPFTYLGAKHMVTGYDHILFLFGVIFFLYRLKHIGIYVSLFALGHSTTMLLGVYFNVGINSYIIDAIIGLSVVYKALDNMGAFQRWLGVQPNTKLATLIFGLFHGFGLSTKIIEYNISPDGLVPNLLAFNIGVEIGQLVALSIILIAMGFWRRTPSFLRHAYTANTVMMTAGFVLVGYQLTGLIVSPT
- a CDS encoding MFS transporter encodes the protein MLAVLANRTYGRLFLAQIIALLGTGLLTVALGLLAFNLAGDKAGTVLGTALAIKMIAYVTVAPVVGAFAAQLPRKAFLIAMDLVRAAIALLLPFITEIWQIYVLIFLLQSASAAFTPTFQATIPDVLPEENDYTKALSLSRLAYDLESLTSPMLAAALLTLINYHWLFSGTVAGFLASAALVLSVTLPISPATARTGGIYDKTTRGMRIYLATPRLRGLLALNMAAATGGAMVIVNTVVFVKGRLGLGDGQVALALACFGGGSMIAALALPRLLEKLADRRVMFTAAIYLGCVLLIAAAFLFAVDGSAVSTAATVASAGLWPGLLATWLLLGLGYSAVQTPSGRLLRRSAHAPDRPAVFAAQFALSHACWLITYPLAGWLGATLPPSAVFCIFAGLTLVAVALAARVWPSDEAETLSHAHDNLAADHPHLGGESDDCHAHAFVVDDLHPEWPSRVG